A genomic region of Leptolyngbya sp. NIES-2104 contains the following coding sequences:
- a CDS encoding FHA domain-containing protein, which yields MLNFPPSNNSGDRALQFLKSYPAISRSLLLDCGHDIDKISTLVEPILDAPKRCAASYYIQAVTTGRTAFLTTNLPNPNQSQLTAIASTWLIGRSRNCAIEFPHPSVSRCHAVIGHSPAEGFYLMDVGSSNGTFLNGEQLPVLERRSLCDGDSIALSHLPVEFFVVSMKDGFTDWGEPTCAG from the coding sequence ATGCTAAATTTTCCGCCATCAAATAACAGTGGCGATCGTGCACTCCAATTTTTGAAAAGCTATCCTGCGATTTCTCGATCGCTGCTGCTCGATTGCGGTCACGACATAGACAAAATTTCTACCCTCGTTGAGCCGATTCTGGATGCTCCGAAGCGTTGTGCTGCGTCCTACTATATTCAAGCGGTGACAACCGGACGAACTGCCTTTCTCACCACGAATCTACCGAACCCAAATCAGTCACAATTAACCGCGATCGCGTCTACTTGGTTAATCGGCAGAAGTCGAAATTGCGCGATCGAGTTTCCCCATCCTTCTGTGTCGCGCTGTCATGCGGTGATCGGTCACAGTCCGGCTGAAGGCTTCTATTTGATGGATGTGGGCAGTAGTAATGGAACTTTCTTAAACGGTGAGCAGTTGCCTGTTTTGGAACGTCGATCGCTCTGTGATGGAGACTCGATCGCGCTGAGCCATCTGCCTGTCGAATTTTTCGTAGTCAGCATGAAAGATGGCTTTACCGATTGGGGTGAGCCGACTTGTGCGGGTTAA
- a CDS encoding pentapeptide repeat-containing protein encodes MKRIAIGLLTLICSVWMMSSAMADPITGKRYDQQYRPPLSYSNADVRGQDFSGQPLRFAEFTNANLTDANFSNADLSGAAMSASNMTETNLHGANLQQAMVDQVPMVRVDLSDANLTDAMLLRSAFLDVNITGADFTGAILDRAQIRELCQVAQGTNSKTGADTRKSLGCPS; translated from the coding sequence ATGAAGCGAATTGCGATCGGTTTACTGACTTTAATCTGTAGCGTTTGGATGATGTCGAGTGCGATGGCTGATCCGATCACCGGAAAACGCTACGACCAGCAGTATCGTCCACCACTGTCTTACAGTAATGCAGATGTGCGTGGACAAGATTTTTCGGGTCAACCGTTGAGATTTGCCGAATTTACAAACGCGAATCTGACCGATGCGAATTTCTCGAATGCAGATTTGTCCGGGGCGGCGATGAGTGCCTCGAATATGACCGAGACGAATCTACACGGTGCGAACTTACAGCAGGCGATGGTCGATCAAGTTCCGATGGTGCGCGTGGATTTGAGCGATGCCAATCTCACCGATGCGATGCTGCTAAGAAGTGCGTTTTTGGATGTTAATATCACGGGGGCAGATTTTACTGGGGCGATTCTCGATCGCGCTCAGATCCGCGAATTGTGTCAGGTGGCGCAAGGCACAAATTCCAAAACGGGAGCAGACACGCGGAAATCGCTCGGATGTCCTTCTTAG
- the plsX gene encoding phosphate acyltransferase PlsX — protein sequence MGSTRVRIAIDAMGGDNAPDEIVAGAVRAQAELDVDVVLVGDPQQVETALKQHSQSADIEIVPSEGTVEMEEEPLVGLRRKPKASINVAMDLVKKKEADAVVSAGHSGAAMAAALLRLGRLKGIDRPAIGAVLPTMIAGKPVLILDVGANVDCRPKFLEQFALMGTIYSQYVLGNSEPKVGLLNIGEEPNKGNELAIQTHQLLTENSLIPFIGNAEGRDVLSGDFDVIVCDGFSGNVLLKFAEAVGEVALQILREELPRGLHGKAGVTLLKPNLKRIKQRMDHAEHGGGLLLGVDGVCIISHGSSQAPTIFNAARLAKDAIDNNVLDRIRSSYDPTVAVRSNS from the coding sequence ATGGGATCAACGCGGGTACGAATTGCTATTGATGCAATGGGTGGAGACAATGCTCCCGATGAAATCGTCGCGGGTGCAGTACGGGCACAGGCTGAACTCGATGTCGATGTCGTCTTGGTGGGTGATCCGCAACAGGTGGAAACTGCCCTAAAACAGCATTCGCAATCGGCAGATATCGAGATTGTGCCGTCGGAAGGCACGGTCGAAATGGAAGAAGAACCGCTGGTGGGACTGCGCCGCAAGCCGAAAGCCTCGATTAATGTGGCGATGGATTTGGTGAAGAAAAAAGAGGCGGATGCGGTCGTCTCGGCGGGTCACTCTGGGGCTGCGATGGCGGCGGCGTTGTTGCGATTAGGACGGTTGAAGGGAATCGATCGACCTGCGATCGGGGCTGTTCTTCCGACGATGATCGCGGGCAAGCCTGTGTTAATCCTAGATGTTGGCGCAAACGTAGATTGTCGCCCGAAGTTCCTGGAGCAATTTGCTTTGATGGGAACAATCTATTCTCAGTATGTTTTGGGCAATTCTGAACCGAAAGTCGGCTTGCTCAACATCGGAGAAGAGCCGAATAAGGGCAATGAATTAGCGATTCAGACGCATCAATTGCTGACTGAGAATTCATTAATTCCATTCATTGGCAATGCAGAAGGGCGCGATGTGCTGTCGGGTGACTTTGATGTGATTGTTTGCGATGGATTTTCGGGGAATGTCTTGCTGAAATTTGCGGAAGCGGTCGGAGAAGTGGCGCTCCAAATCTTGCGCGAAGAATTACCGCGTGGATTGCATGGTAAAGCAGGTGTGACTTTACTCAAACCGAATCTGAAGCGGATCAAGCAGCGGATGGATCACGCGGAACATGGTGGCGGATTGCTGCTTGGGGTGGATGGTGTGTGCATCATCAGTCATGGAAGTTCTCAGGCTCCGACGATCTTTAATGCGGCTCGATTGGCAAAAGACGCGATCGACAACAACGTTTTAGACCGGATTCGCTCTAGCTACGATCCAACAGTGGCAGTTCGATCGAATAGCTAA
- a CDS encoding 5-(carboxyamino)imidazole ribonucleotide synthase, which yields MRVGVIGGGQLAWMMVDAAKKLGIELVIQTPNSDDPAVSIAKETLFAPVNDANATQELSDRVDVITFENEFVDLDALSKIQACFRPSLSALKPLLDKYDQRSFLKANHLPTPNFWLPGEQPVSFPIVVKTRRLGYDGQGTLIIRDQASWNEAIAKLESVPIVIEEFVPFDRELAVMVARSTKGEIVVYPVVETQQENQVCRRVIAPAEVSESVEREISAIAHTLLDRLEVVGIYGIEFFLTKDDRVLVNEIAPRTHNSGHYTIEACETSQFEQQLRAVSGLLLGSSALLSHGALMVNLLGFERAESDYLEKREAIAKLPNSFVHWYGKSESRPGRKLGHVTALLDSGDSALELANTIESIWYPENI from the coding sequence ATGCGGGTTGGGGTCATTGGGGGCGGACAATTAGCCTGGATGATGGTCGATGCGGCGAAAAAATTGGGGATTGAGTTGGTGATTCAAACGCCGAATTCAGATGATCCAGCAGTGTCGATCGCGAAAGAAACCCTCTTTGCTCCGGTCAATGATGCGAATGCTACTCAGGAATTGAGCGATCGCGTCGATGTGATCACGTTTGAAAACGAATTCGTTGATCTTGATGCGCTGTCAAAAATTCAAGCTTGCTTTCGTCCAAGTCTGTCCGCGCTCAAACCGCTTTTAGATAAATACGATCAGCGATCGTTTCTCAAAGCGAACCATCTCCCCACTCCGAATTTTTGGCTTCCCGGAGAGCAACCTGTTTCATTTCCGATCGTCGTTAAAACTCGTCGCTTAGGTTATGACGGTCAGGGAACTTTGATTATTCGAGATCAAGCGAGTTGGAATGAGGCGATCGCAAAACTCGAATCAGTTCCGATCGTGATTGAAGAATTCGTTCCGTTCGATCGCGAATTAGCAGTTATGGTAGCCCGATCAACGAAGGGCGAAATCGTCGTTTATCCGGTAGTCGAAACTCAGCAAGAAAATCAGGTTTGTCGTCGAGTGATTGCGCCTGCTGAAGTTTCAGAATCGGTTGAGCGAGAAATTTCTGCGATCGCTCATACGCTTCTCGATCGTTTAGAAGTGGTTGGAATCTACGGCATTGAGTTCTTTTTAACGAAAGACGATCGCGTTTTAGTCAATGAGATTGCACCTCGGACTCATAATTCGGGACATTACACGATCGAAGCTTGCGAAACTTCTCAATTTGAACAACAGCTTCGAGCCGTGAGCGGTTTGCTGTTAGGAAGTTCAGCATTGCTCAGTCATGGAGCGTTGATGGTGAATCTGTTGGGATTTGAGCGGGCGGAGAGTGATTATTTGGAGAAGCGGGAAGCGATCGCGAAACTACCCAATTCTTTCGTTCACTGGTACGGCAAATCAGAATCGCGTCCGGGTCGCAAGTTAGGGCACGTTACGGCTTTACTAGATTCGGGCGATTCGGCTTTGGAATTAGCGAATACGATAGAATCCATCTGGTATCCAGAAAACATTTAA
- a CDS encoding cobalamin biosynthesis protein → MQLLWVGIGCRRGTSRELIESAIAQVLNQYGLCENQIVGVATVDRKSDETGLLEYCEAHQFPLSLFSVEELSAIVVPNPSIDRIGTPSVAEAAAILATGSNRLIVPKLVIENRVTIAIAPILDKLKSIDLAAEHEANCDRFTDFNL, encoded by the coding sequence GTGCAATTACTTTGGGTAGGCATTGGATGTCGTCGTGGAACTTCAAGAGAACTGATCGAAAGTGCGATCGCTCAAGTTCTCAATCAATACGGACTTTGTGAAAATCAAATCGTTGGAGTCGCTACGGTCGATCGTAAGTCTGACGAAACCGGACTATTAGAATACTGTGAAGCGCATCAGTTCCCGTTATCGCTGTTTTCCGTAGAAGAACTTTCTGCGATCGTGGTTCCAAATCCTTCTATCGATCGCATCGGAACACCGAGTGTGGCGGAAGCAGCGGCGATTTTGGCAACCGGATCAAATCGATTAATCGTTCCAAAACTGGTGATTGAGAATCGAGTAACGATTGCGATCGCTCCAATTCTCGATAAGCTGAAAAGTATTGATTTGGCGGCAGAGCATGAAGCGAATTGCGATCGGTTTACTGACTTTAATCTGTAG
- a CDS encoding tetratricopeptide repeat protein, producing the protein MQVSKHSVLPILLTLAAAALTTGCDDGYDAVRASTPEIKTDLALGDPAFYVNLGNELQQSRKYDEAIAVYRKAIVLDLENSDAYTGMGEVLAAQRRTEEAIASYRRSIEINPQNAKAYTGLGNALADRRRLEEAIAAYRRSIRINPQQMNAYAGLGNVLAQQRKTPEAIESYQKALNAPEQTETAQAIAYVGLGRALQTQGRDDEALQLFRKATEVAPENTWAQIFLGHALANQNQLEDAIAAYRQVLSQPSERRSNLGNSHAIALNGLGAVLQRQGKMKEAIAQFEKAVDADLNYEAAQRNLQRAKQLAQKSSQRIALR; encoded by the coding sequence ATGCAAGTATCCAAGCACTCAGTTCTTCCAATTCTTCTGACTCTAGCTGCTGCGGCACTCACCACGGGATGTGATGATGGTTACGATGCCGTTCGCGCTTCAACACCTGAAATTAAAACTGATCTTGCACTGGGCGATCCAGCCTTTTACGTAAATCTAGGGAACGAACTGCAACAGAGTCGCAAATATGACGAAGCGATCGCCGTTTACCGAAAAGCGATCGTGCTCGATTTAGAAAATTCCGATGCGTATACCGGAATGGGTGAAGTTCTCGCCGCCCAACGCCGCACCGAAGAAGCGATCGCATCCTATCGCCGCTCGATCGAAATCAATCCTCAAAACGCCAAAGCCTATACCGGACTCGGAAACGCACTTGCCGATCGCAGACGACTCGAAGAAGCGATCGCTGCCTACCGCCGTTCAATCCGAATCAATCCTCAACAGATGAACGCCTATGCTGGATTAGGGAACGTCTTGGCACAGCAAAGGAAAACTCCTGAAGCGATCGAATCTTATCAAAAAGCCTTGAATGCTCCAGAACAGACCGAAACCGCACAAGCGATCGCTTACGTCGGATTAGGTCGAGCACTTCAGACTCAGGGACGCGATGACGAAGCTCTTCAGCTTTTCCGTAAAGCCACCGAAGTCGCACCAGAAAATACGTGGGCGCAGATTTTTCTCGGTCATGCGTTGGCGAATCAGAATCAGTTAGAAGACGCGATCGCAGCCTATCGACAAGTTTTGAGCCAGCCGAGTGAACGGAGAAGCAACCTAGGAAATAGTCATGCGATCGCGCTCAACGGATTGGGAGCAGTCTTGCAACGTCAGGGGAAAATGAAAGAAGCGATCGCTCAATTTGAGAAAGCCGTAGATGCTGACCTCAACTATGAAGCCGCTCAGAGAAATTTACAGCGGGCAAAACAACTCGCTCAAAAATCCAGTCAAAGAATCGCCCTGAGATAA
- a CDS encoding Uma2 family endonuclease, with product MTTCSPSQTAEIFYPTGDGEPVAETFDHFYAILIAIEVLRQYLSGQQATVLGNQFLYYAQGFPKLRTAPDVMVIFDVEPGGRDNYKIWEEGQVPAVIFEMTSPGTRSQDEGFKKTLYEQLGVQEYWQFDPRGEWIPEKLRGYRLQGEIYEPIMDCQSEPLKLRLTVEEKLIAFYRLDTGEKLLIPDELVVALETERQRAEELAAELARYRERFGELPD from the coding sequence GTGACTACCTGTTCTCCTTCGCAAACCGCAGAAATCTTCTACCCGACTGGTGACGGTGAACCCGTGGCGGAAACGTTTGATCATTTTTATGCGATTTTGATCGCGATCGAAGTCTTACGACAATATCTATCCGGTCAGCAAGCAACCGTTTTAGGCAATCAATTTCTCTACTACGCTCAGGGCTTTCCAAAACTGAGAACTGCCCCAGATGTCATGGTGATTTTCGATGTCGAACCGGGCGGACGCGACAACTACAAAATCTGGGAAGAAGGACAAGTTCCAGCGGTGATTTTTGAAATGACTTCACCCGGAACCAGAAGCCAGGATGAAGGCTTTAAGAAAACGCTGTACGAACAGTTAGGAGTCCAAGAATACTGGCAGTTCGACCCTAGAGGCGAATGGATACCAGAGAAACTACGCGGATACAGACTGCAAGGTGAAATCTATGAGCCAATTATGGACTGTCAAAGCGAACCCTTAAAGCTGCGACTGACCGTAGAAGAAAAACTCATTGCGTTCTACCGTTTAGACACGGGCGAAAAACTTCTCATTCCCGATGAGTTAGTGGTTGCGCTAGAAACCGAACGCCAACGGGCTGAAGAACTTGCAGCAGAACTGGCACGATACCGAGAGCGCTTCGGTGAACTCCCGGATTAA
- a CDS encoding 1-acyl-sn-glycerol-3-phosphate acyltransferase yields the protein MRETPSRPVDAEIVRDREPLISLVLYHLFKWSIVSPVLHTYFRGRIYGAENVPKQGRLLVVSNHASDFDPPLLSCAIGRPVAYMAKEELFKVPVLKQAITAYGAYPVKRGTGDRAAMKAAMASVESGWATGVFLDGTRTADGRIADPKLGAAWIAAKTNSPLIPVSLWGTHEIFKPGSSIPRPVPITIRIGEVIEAPKSSDRAELEAITQRCAIAIHALHDLGR from the coding sequence ATGAGAGAAACGCCGTCCCGTCCTGTAGATGCTGAAATTGTGCGCGATCGAGAACCGTTGATCAGTTTGGTGCTTTATCACCTGTTCAAATGGTCGATCGTGTCTCCGGTGCTACATACCTATTTCCGGGGTCGCATCTACGGGGCTGAGAATGTTCCGAAACAAGGACGGCTTTTAGTAGTGAGCAATCACGCAAGCGATTTTGATCCGCCGTTGCTGTCTTGTGCGATCGGGCGACCCGTGGCATACATGGCAAAAGAAGAATTGTTCAAAGTTCCAGTACTCAAGCAAGCGATTACAGCTTACGGGGCGTATCCGGTAAAGCGGGGAACAGGCGATCGAGCCGCGATGAAAGCAGCGATGGCATCGGTCGAATCGGGCTGGGCAACGGGTGTCTTTCTCGATGGCACTCGTACCGCTGATGGACGAATCGCTGATCCGAAATTAGGAGCGGCTTGGATTGCTGCGAAAACGAATTCGCCCTTGATTCCCGTCAGCTTGTGGGGAACGCATGAGATTTTTAAGCCGGGAAGTTCGATTCCGCGACCTGTGCCGATTACGATTCGGATCGGGGAAGTGATTGAAGCACCGAAAAGTAGCGATCGAGCAGAACTCGAAGCGATTACGCAGCGGTGTGCGATCGCGATTCATGCGCTACATGACTTAGGGCGTTGA
- a CDS encoding AAA family ATPase, producing the protein MTFSDPVPALRDALKFSPDNVPLRLHLAETLLNRGEAEAAETEYEGALKLDPRNTAAQFGLARSLFQLGEFSTTLELLDRLTAQPNPEAAWLSLHARVLLQTEDMTRAAQQFRRAAEQDESLNSSDLADQLAAVPVFGSVGQQAEDQSIERPKLTFADVGGMEELKEQIRLKIIYPLANAELFKAYGKAIGGGILMYGPPGCGKTHIARATAGEIQANFISVGLNDVLDMWLGNSERNLHELFDRARRNSPCVLFFDEADALAASRSDFRQSNSRMIINQFLMELDGVEYSNEGVLILAATNTPWHLDSAFRRPGRFDRILFVPPPDQIARSAILRLLCKGKPVSDIDFDPIAKKAKDFSGADLKAIVDVAVERKLQEAMKTGRPQPLTTKDLINAVQAVKPSTREWFSSARNYAVHANQDGTYNDILDYLK; encoded by the coding sequence ATGACTTTTTCTGATCCGGTTCCTGCGCTCCGGGATGCACTGAAATTTTCACCCGATAATGTGCCACTTCGATTACATTTGGCAGAGACGTTATTGAATCGCGGTGAGGCTGAAGCGGCTGAAACTGAGTACGAAGGAGCACTGAAGCTTGATCCAAGAAATACAGCAGCACAGTTTGGACTTGCTCGATCGCTGTTTCAGCTTGGAGAGTTTTCCACCACATTAGAACTCCTGGACAGGCTGACAGCACAACCGAATCCCGAAGCGGCATGGCTCTCATTGCACGCACGAGTGTTGTTACAGACTGAAGACATGACACGGGCAGCCCAACAGTTTCGACGGGCAGCAGAGCAAGATGAAAGTTTGAACTCCTCAGATTTAGCGGATCAATTAGCGGCGGTTCCTGTGTTTGGTTCAGTTGGACAGCAAGCAGAGGATCAATCGATCGAACGTCCGAAACTCACCTTTGCAGATGTGGGCGGGATGGAAGAGTTGAAAGAACAGATTCGGCTCAAGATTATCTATCCGTTAGCGAATGCTGAATTGTTCAAAGCTTATGGAAAAGCGATCGGGGGCGGAATTCTCATGTATGGTCCTCCGGGTTGCGGTAAAACTCACATTGCACGAGCGACAGCGGGGGAAATTCAAGCCAACTTTATTTCAGTGGGGCTGAATGATGTTTTGGATATGTGGCTTGGCAATAGTGAGCGGAACTTACATGAATTGTTCGATCGAGCAAGACGAAATTCGCCCTGTGTGTTGTTTTTTGATGAGGCGGATGCGTTGGCTGCAAGTCGATCGGACTTTCGGCAGTCTAATTCTAGAATGATCATCAATCAGTTTTTGATGGAGCTAGATGGCGTTGAGTACTCGAATGAAGGGGTGTTAATTCTAGCAGCGACGAATACACCGTGGCATTTGGATAGTGCGTTTCGTCGTCCGGGAAGGTTCGATCGCATTTTGTTTGTTCCGCCGCCTGATCAAATTGCGCGATCGGCAATTCTAAGATTGTTATGCAAAGGGAAGCCCGTTTCGGACATTGATTTTGACCCGATCGCTAAAAAAGCAAAGGATTTTTCTGGAGCAGATTTGAAAGCGATCGTCGATGTTGCCGTTGAAAGAAAGCTGCAAGAAGCGATGAAGACCGGAAGACCGCAACCTTTGACCACAAAGGATTTGATCAATGCAGTTCAAGCGGTTAAGCCTTCGACGCGAGAATGGTTTAGCTCGGCTCGAAACTATGCGGTTCATGCGAATCAGGACGGTACATATAATGACATTTTGGACTATCTGAAATGA
- a CDS encoding tetratricopeptide repeat protein, translating to MSNQFERARLLFEQRRFDLAVKELHQGLAIDPDDASCHRLLALCFAQLNQEKDAIAQIDRAIALEPNHGGAHYIKAGILRDQGNLKAAKSSVLEALRLDPEDTDSYARLAAIQFDQKKPKEALITAEKGLQIDPENIGCMNLRVLSLTELGQLSQAEEEVTASLGIAPENHFAHAVRGWIAFRQHRMSIALESFQTALRLKPDLEWARQGLVEALKAQNGIYRFVLSVDRFRVGMVRGPWMALLLIPQFRALYWLLLLIVVVVRPFFTVLLSFDAYGKMVLTSKEINRSRVVVGIVLAIVLMFLLPILVRSR from the coding sequence ATGAGCAATCAGTTTGAAAGAGCGCGATTGTTGTTTGAACAGCGACGGTTTGATTTAGCTGTAAAGGAATTGCATCAAGGATTAGCGATCGATCCAGATGATGCTTCGTGTCATAGACTGTTAGCGCTCTGTTTTGCTCAATTGAATCAAGAGAAGGACGCGATCGCACAAATTGATCGAGCGATCGCGCTTGAGCCGAATCATGGCGGTGCTCACTATATCAAGGCGGGTATTCTGCGGGATCAGGGGAATTTGAAAGCGGCGAAAAGTTCAGTTTTAGAAGCTTTGCGATTAGATCCAGAAGATACCGATAGTTATGCTCGGCTTGCTGCAATTCAATTCGATCAGAAGAAGCCAAAAGAAGCATTGATCACGGCTGAGAAAGGCTTACAGATTGATCCAGAAAACATCGGCTGCATGAATTTGAGAGTATTGTCTTTGACGGAATTGGGACAGCTATCTCAAGCAGAAGAAGAGGTTACCGCATCTCTGGGAATTGCTCCAGAAAATCATTTTGCTCATGCAGTTCGGGGATGGATTGCGTTTCGTCAGCATCGGATGTCTATTGCTTTGGAGAGTTTTCAAACGGCATTGAGACTGAAGCCAGACTTAGAATGGGCAAGACAAGGACTGGTCGAAGCTCTAAAAGCTCAGAATGGTATCTATCGATTTGTGCTGAGTGTCGATCGATTTCGGGTTGGAATGGTAAGAGGTCCTTGGATGGCGTTGTTGCTGATTCCACAGTTTCGGGCGTTGTATTGGTTATTGTTATTGATTGTTGTTGTCGTTCGACCTTTTTTCACGGTGCTATTATCATTCGATGCTTATGGGAAGATGGTTCTAACTTCCAAAGAGATCAACAGAAGTCGTGTGGTTGTGGGTATCGTGTTGGCGATCGTGCTCATGTTTTTACTGCCGATTTTAGTACGATCGAGGTAA
- a CDS encoding type II toxin-antitoxin system RelE/ParE family toxin, translated as MTFQVEITSIAEAQIEQAYQWYRDRNSEFADRWFRGLMNAIATLQEKPQRCSLAVEHEIFSKEVRQLLYGKTKNIHRVLFTVRGTTVYVLYVRHSAQAPLTVDDLESQTVESKLKNST; from the coding sequence ATGACATTTCAGGTTGAAATTACGTCGATCGCGGAAGCTCAAATCGAGCAAGCTTATCAGTGGTATCGCGATCGTAATTCTGAGTTTGCCGATCGCTGGTTTCGGGGGTTAATGAATGCGATCGCAACGCTACAAGAGAAACCTCAACGCTGTAGTTTAGCCGTCGAACATGAAATTTTCTCAAAGGAAGTACGGCAGCTTCTTTACGGGAAAACAAAAAACATACACCGAGTGCTTTTCACAGTTCGCGGTACAACTGTTTACGTGCTGTATGTTCGCCATAGTGCCCAAGCACCACTGACAGTGGATGATTTGGAGAGCCAGACGGTCGAGAGTAAGTTAAAAAATTCAACTTGA
- the fabD gene encoding ACP S-malonyltransferase: MVTTAWVFPGQGSQAIGMGSDLLETLTAKTRFDQAEKILGWSVVEICQNPEDKVSQTLYTQPCLYVIETILADLLKEKGQYPDYVAGHSLGEYSALYTAGVFDFEAGLRLMQKRAQLMDSASDGMMAALLGFDRDQLESVLAETSGAVLANDNNAGQVVISGAPEAVEAVMAQVKSKRAVKLNVSGAFHSPLMADAAAQFQTVLDAVDFKAADVPVLSNVDPIPSRNAGELKTRLSRQMTGAVRWREISLKFADEYIDRVIEVGPGKVLTGIIKRTCPDLVLENVSSLADIST, translated from the coding sequence ATGGTAACAACGGCATGGGTGTTTCCTGGGCAAGGTTCTCAGGCGATCGGGATGGGTTCGGATTTGCTAGAGACTCTAACGGCGAAAACGAGATTTGACCAGGCAGAAAAGATTCTAGGGTGGTCAGTCGTTGAGATTTGTCAAAACCCAGAGGATAAAGTTTCTCAAACACTTTACACTCAGCCTTGTCTGTATGTGATTGAGACGATTTTGGCGGATTTGCTCAAAGAGAAAGGGCAATATCCCGACTATGTAGCAGGACATAGTTTAGGAGAATATTCAGCGCTGTATACGGCGGGTGTGTTCGACTTTGAGGCGGGATTGCGACTAATGCAGAAACGCGCTCAGTTGATGGATAGTGCATCGGATGGCATGATGGCGGCGTTATTGGGATTCGATCGCGATCAGCTTGAATCGGTGCTAGCTGAAACATCGGGTGCTGTGCTGGCAAATGATAACAATGCAGGTCAAGTTGTCATTTCTGGAGCTCCGGAAGCGGTGGAAGCGGTGATGGCTCAAGTGAAATCGAAGAGAGCCGTAAAACTCAATGTAAGCGGTGCGTTTCACTCTCCATTGATGGCGGATGCGGCAGCGCAATTTCAAACCGTTCTGGATGCAGTGGACTTCAAAGCGGCGGACGTACCTGTACTATCGAACGTTGATCCGATTCCGAGTCGCAATGCGGGAGAGTTGAAAACTCGGCTCAGTCGGCAGATGACTGGAGCAGTTCGCTGGCGGGAAATTTCGCTCAAGTTTGCAGATGAATACATTGATCGAGTGATCGAAGTCGGACCTGGAAAAGTGCTGACCGGAATTATTAAGCGCACGTGTCCCGATCTCGTGTTAGAAAATGTGAGCAGTCTTGCGGACATTTCGACATGA
- a CDS encoding beta-ketoacyl-ACP synthase III encodes MKILVDYSGIGIAVTGCGSAAPQKAIDNDRLSEVMDTSDEWIASRTGIRQRRLSDPDGSLVQLATEAAKKAIEMSGLDAIEIDLILLATSTPDDMFGSACKVQAALGASQAVAFDLTAACSGFVFGMVTAAQYIRTGTYRNVLLIGADILSRWVDWSDRRTCVLFGDGAGAVVIQANEVDRLLGFELRSDGTQNHCLNLAYSGSPKALLNDCDISEGQFAPLTMNGQEVYRFAVKRVPEIVEKALFRANVSVDQVDWLLLHQANQRILDAVADRLKIPSEKVISNLAKYGNTSAASIPLALDEAVRGGSVKVGDTIAASGFGAGLTWGAAIFQWGR; translated from the coding sequence TTGAAGATTTTGGTGGATTACTCAGGGATCGGAATCGCTGTCACTGGATGCGGATCAGCCGCACCGCAAAAAGCGATCGACAATGATCGACTTAGTGAGGTGATGGACACTTCCGATGAGTGGATTGCGTCTCGAACAGGTATTCGACAGCGGCGATTAAGTGATCCAGATGGTTCGCTGGTACAGCTTGCGACTGAGGCGGCAAAGAAAGCGATCGAGATGTCGGGACTCGATGCGATCGAGATTGATTTAATCCTGCTGGCGACTTCGACCCCCGATGATATGTTCGGCAGTGCATGTAAAGTTCAAGCCGCATTAGGAGCTTCTCAAGCGGTAGCGTTTGATCTAACGGCGGCTTGTTCAGGCTTTGTGTTCGGAATGGTGACCGCAGCGCAGTATATTCGCACAGGGACTTACCGGAATGTGTTGCTGATTGGGGCAGATATCTTGTCGCGGTGGGTGGATTGGAGCGATCGTAGAACTTGTGTCTTGTTTGGAGATGGCGCGGGTGCGGTGGTGATTCAGGCAAATGAAGTCGATCGCTTACTCGGTTTTGAACTTAGAAGCGATGGCACTCAGAATCATTGTTTGAACTTGGCGTATTCCGGTTCTCCAAAAGCGTTACTCAATGACTGTGATATCAGTGAAGGACAATTTGCACCGTTAACCATGAACGGTCAGGAAGTCTACCGATTTGCCGTGAAACGAGTGCCGGAGATTGTTGAAAAAGCATTGTTTCGGGCGAATGTCAGTGTCGATCAAGTCGATTGGCTGTTGCTACATCAGGCGAATCAGAGAATTTTAGATGCAGTTGCCGATCGATTAAAGATTCCTTCCGAGAAAGTAATCAGTAATCTGGCAAAATACGGCAATACTTCAGCCGCATCGATTCCGCTTGCACTCGATGAAGCGGTGCGGGGTGGATCGGTAAAAGTTGGAGATACGATCGCGGCTTCTGGGTTTGGAGCGGGCTTAACTTGGGGTGCGGCGATTTTCCAATGGGGACGGTAG